Within Rhinolophus ferrumequinum isolate MPI-CBG mRhiFer1 chromosome 14, mRhiFer1_v1.p, whole genome shotgun sequence, the genomic segment atgattattttatgttcttggcctgggggtcaggagaaataataataataataaaagagctgTGAGTGAAACGCATTATGATGTCCCAAATGCATGAGATCTTTTCTCCTTGAAAAGAAAGACCCCAAGGCCTCCATTGCTCTTTTATTTGAATGTAGTATTTGGGATAATTGTCCCTATATAATTCCCAATTAATCTGAGGTCATAATAAAACAAGCAACAAAACAGTATTTGGGATTTTGGTATCTCACCCTTATCATCAAGACTCACTGCCTCccatcatcaatatttattgagcatttacagtGTACTAGGCACAATAGAACATACAACATTGTCCCTGCTCTtgaggagcttacattctaaaagaaaaaaaatacacctcttttaaaatggtatttttgtttggtgttttctgcAAGGTACTGAGGAAATAGTCTATAGGGTGAGCTTTGGGTATAACTTAGCCCCATCattatttaaagaagagaaaggattttAAAGGCAAACAATGACAGACCAGTCAAGATAGGTAGGGTTTAAAGGAGATAACAATCTCATCAACTAAGGAGATTTGCTGCAGTAAATAGGATGAAGGAAATTAGTTTGTGGGATGCAGGCAAAGGAAGCAGGATATCCTTAGACATTGAGTGGAGCCAGAAAGATCATGCGGCCTTTTTTTGCAAGTACATGGTCACCAAGTACAAATGACTGGTGACAAGACAGAAGGCTAAAAAAGGTAATCCTGTACACCTGACAAATAGAGTAAAGGATCAAAGTTGAAGGCAGGCTATAAGAGTATCAAGAaatccttaaaaacaaaagtgatttGGAAGCACAAAACTTAAGTTACCGCTACCTAATGCCATGAAGGGCCAAGAACATTGTGGCTTCTGAAGTTAGAAAATGCtattactaaaattttaaatggaacatATTACTTTTTTCCAATCAATCCCCCCacctctgaaaaaaatgaaaatactttttcagGGTTTTGGGGTGGTGGGAAGTATGGGACATGGTTGGGAACAGTAGTAGTTATATTAGTAGTATTTTATGATAAACTTTGTATTTAAACTTGGTAAAAGCCCATTAGCTGCCAAGAGGGAATAAGgaataaatttccaaaaatgtaCAATTTCCTTTAGAGAAGTTTCAGAACCAAAAGATTAATTTACATGAAAAGCTAGAGAGAAAGTAGTTGAAAAGTCCATTCATAAAACTtttattccacttacatgaaCTTAATACACGTGTTCTTAACAATTATACTTAGATTGCTCATGAAAATCTCATAAGACATTAAACAAAGCTAGCCATCATCTCAAGTTATTTCCCTGTTAACTATTTTTACAGCACATGCATGTTAGGcaagtatcaaaaaaaaaaatcacaaaagcaaaaaaaaaaaaaaacctaaaaaaagttaaatacatgggttttttttgttttactgctgTGCTTGATATACATGAAGTAATGCATATCAAGCAATTCATTTTACTGCATCTTTACTTGTACATTTGTTCTTAGGTTGcctaaaacatttaaatacaaataaaatgagtgtagcaaaaataatgaaagcaaacaGCAGGTAACTTTACAAATAATGGAATGTGAACCGTTTCTGCCCTTCTCCAGAGTAAATTGGGTCACGACTAAAGGACACTTCTGCAGCTGTAGTCAAAAGGTGTGCACACTGGACTGAGTGTTCCACAGACGCACACATGCTTCAATGTGTGCCATCCATGGGATATCCATTTCTACTACAGCCTTGTAAGTGCTCCAAACTTTAAAGTACCCACAATAACTACACCTGTGACTGGAACCAATTATCCCTTTTATTCCACACCAGGGACAAACCAATATGTAGGCAGTTTTCTTTACTTAGACATGGAAGCAGTTTTAACACTGGCCTTTGTGAAGCCACAATGTACCAAAAGTACTATGCCAAACATTTATAACTTGTATAAAAATTCCACATCCCCATATTGGCCACCTCAGGATGAAAACAGATAACTCCCTAAATGTTAACTGGCTCTACTCCcctaatattaaacataaaaaccACATGGGAAATATAGAAATTCAATAGAAGTAACATAAACCTGTCATAAATCGTAAACAAAAACTATTTGTGGGACAGCATGGATGACAAATGGTCTACTgtgtaaattttagaatgagGCAGACAAAAGTTGGAAGGCAGGTtaattttctcctccttctcctgcttcaGCTTCATCTCCTTGGGTATCCGATGTCCACAACtggtaaaagaaggaaaaattttcaGCATGTTTCAGTTTGAAAAAAGCCTTAAATATATAAAGGTACCAGAATGCAATCATGGTTTTTGTTGaaagtctttcttaaaaaaaaaaaatagcagcacTGAAGATCTTAATTTCAAGATACAATACAtgtcaataaaatacatttattttctaacaattttCTAAGCATTATAAGTACACAGCAGAGATGTCTTCAAATAACAAAGTCAGACACAGGAAACTCATGGTTATTCAtagaagataaagagaaagtgGAAGAAATCATAGAAGTGCTAAGTATCAATAGCTATTAGATTGTCCTGAATAGCCCCAATAAGAGATGGATGTGCAAGTTTAGTGTGAATAAACCAGAATCACTAATCTGATCTATGCTCAAGGAGCTCAGGTTGACTACTTTCCCCTGGTAAAACTTACATTCCCACTCCTAAAAGAATCCCATGAAATTCAAGAGCCAGGAACTAAAATACCAACTTAGCTTCTCGAATGTTTTTAGCTTAAAAAACATGCCTTTGTGAATTTGTCTAATTCAAAATAGATGAACACAATGCATTATGGTCAGAACCAAATCTTGTAAGAGGTAAAAAAATGAACTGTTCCATACATAGTGGTACAACTATGGAGtctattactttttttcattgttaacaGTTTTTCCGgcgaaaaaaaaatgatttcaaaatcatttcagcTGCCCCAAATATTAAGTTTTTACAAGTCTTACCACTCTATAAATTTTAGAGGTAATTATATAAGAATTGAGTCAAGACAACTTTACATTTTATGTTGCTCATATACACTGAAAAATTAggtgggaaaaaaatctcaataccTAGCTCCCAAATCACccattagttttatttatttatgaaccAAATATATCTCTGGCCTGGAAAGGAGACTTCCAAGGTGATACAGTTAGCTAAATGACTTCTGGAAGTCTGTGTGCTCCTGTTAAACAGGGAGTTTTTATAAGAGAAGATGAGATTATCTTCTAGTAACATCTCTTTCCAATTCTAACCTTCAAGGATTCTTGAACTTtccatataaacataaaaaatttaatacaagaTATTCTTTCTTGTAGAAACCTTTTAGAACGACAACTATCTCATTAGTTCAACccagggaaaatataaaaagttcttTAGATTAAAATTAGCTATCAAACTGAAGTGCTTCTTTCATTTGATATAGATAAAAAGATTCATTCTTTAAGAAACTATGgcagggtggctggttggctcagttggttagagtgcagtgctcgtAACATCAatgttgccagtttgattcccacatgggccagtgagctgcgccctccacaactagactgaaggacgacttgaagctgatgggtcctggaaaaatcaCACTGTTgtccaatattccccagtaaaaaaaaattaaaaacaaaactacggCTTATTCtcctgattaaaataaaaatctcacaatgtaagatgtcagatgggtactagacttatcggggtgattacttcgtaagttatataaatgtctaatcaccatgctgtacacctgaaactaatatgatattgtaggtcaacagtaattgaaaaagaaaaacacacagaacagTGACACAATTTGTCCTAGATGATACAGCTAGTTGGTTGAGCAGGTTTCAAGACTCCTGATCTAGGACTCCTTTTAGGACATCATGtttaaatgatatatatttacataagtCATTTTATTGGCAATTCATcatgaaaatattatacatttaataaaaaatttcacAAGTTTTTAGGTAGCCCCCTAATTAcactttctaaaataattttaagtgtttaGTAATAATACACTAGTATACAATACTGTTCAAAAAACTCTTTACGGACAATATTCAATACTAGAATGTAGAACTGATTCAGGAAATTGGCAGAGGATTAGAATAAAACTGCAAAAagtgaaatgtataaaatgatatACAGTCCCCAAGAGTAAAGGCCCTAAAGCTAACAAAAACCGGTAGCACATCAAACTCGAATCCTCATTCCTAGCTCTTTACAGGGCACACAGCAGATACCTGATAATTTTTCCCCCAAGCCTCAAAACTTCAAATTTAACATTTACCTGAAGGAGATGTATGGGAAAACCTATGGGACCAaagagacataccatgtttctccgaaaataagacccagccggacaatcagctctaatgcgtcttttggagcaaaaattaatataagacccggtattataatagacctagtattatattttatattatattatactataccatATTACATAAGTCCCGAtcttatcttatagtaaaataagaccggtcttatattaatttttgctccaaaagacacattagagctgattggctggctggtcttattttcggggaaacacagtacaacaAATTCCAATGTGTAGACTTTATTTGATAATTCATATATGAAgctgttaaaaaaggaaaaacttaaaagACAACTAGAATTTGAACACTGAGATATTTAACATTATTAAGTTAAATTTCTTTGGTTTGATACTGgcaatgtgatttttgtttttgtaagtcTGGAGTATACCAAGAACAATCATTACCTTCCAtaataaatcactttttttcttagatttctatTTGGATTCTGTCGATCATCTGAAATTTTATAACTGAAGTTATTAACACCCTACCATAACTGTATAAAAATGAAGGCAactttatggttaaaaaaaaattaatgaaatttaaatataacttcagtatacattattattattattattaattattaattattattattattattattattattattggggaatattggggaacagtgtttctccagggcccatcagctccaagttgttgtccttcaatctagttgtggagggcgcagctcagccccaagtccagtagccactttcaacctttagttgcagggggcgcagcccaccatcccatgtgggaattgaactggcaaccttgttgctgagagcttgtgctctaaccaactgagccatccagctgcccctccagcccctccagcagctcagctgtAGCTTGCTGTcttgaatctagttgtggagggtacagctcactggctcatgtgggaatcaaaccggcaaccctgttgttcagagctcacgctctaaccagctgagccatccggccgcccttcAGTATTTTGATACTAAAAACTCTTCTGTGACTAAAATGGAATCACCCAgattgaaatggaaaataaaacaggcttACATGATTAAAAGTCAAAAACCATggattacaaaattatttttaaaactaaaattttaacaaGAGACCTGTAACTAAtgaaaactgtacatttttaGTCTTTGGTCTAATATTTCAGTTTGTGGAAGGcggttttcttcagttttaacaGATTAGATctcatatttgattttaaaaagaccaGAAATATTCCTTGTAGTAATCTATAAAACATAATCTAGTCAACTACTTGAACCATTGACACTATTATGTACTTACTGTCAAGTTGTCTCTCAGTAATTGCATTATTAGCGTGCTGTCTTTGTATGACTCTTCACTTAATGTGTCAAGTTCAGCAATAGCTTCATCAAAAGCCTATGATAAAAAAAAAGCTATGTTTCAGTGCTCAAATAATAAAGATAACTGTATTTCTATGTAACAGGTAAAATACATACTGTCTTTGCAAGAGAGCAGGCTTTCTCCGGGGAGTTCAGAATCTCGTAATagaacacagagaagttaagggcCAGACCCAATCTGATAGGATGTGTTGGTTGCATTTCCTTTTTGCTGATTTCAAAAGCTTCCTGGTATGCTTGTTGTGACTGATCCACAATCCCTGGATAATAAAACACACCAAAATGTACTGGTAAAATCTACACTTCATCTTCAACCCTCAGGCCAAACCATTAATATCCAACGATATCCTCTAAAATATAATGCTGTAGAAATCTTAATTGAACGAggttcttacattttaaaaagcaagcttCTCCTGGAATACCACACTAGCTATTGGTCAATGTCAAGACAAAAATGACTCTGTAATCATctcagtattattatattttactagttTGCACTGCTCTACAGTTATGCTGTGAttactatttcttaaaattatgaGGAAACATTCCTATGCACAAAACTGGCTTTTCAGCTAGCATACATTTTAGAATACCAATATTAGGTAGTAGATATATAGTCTCAGGActaaaaaaaaggaggaaaaagtgcAGTACTGCTCTTCCTTTAGTGCACTCTAAGCAattcaaaacaacagaaaaactgcTTTACACTTCCATACTATGTAATTATATACAAGTTCAACAAACGGATTGAAAAACACAGCCTACCTTTCTTGTCATCACCAGCAGCAACCTCAGCCAAGTAACGGTAGTAGtctcctttcattttcaaatagaaGACTTTGCTCTCTGCTTGTGAAGCATTGGGGATCAAGAATTTTTCCAAAAGagactaaggaagaaaaaaaaatagtcgtaataagaataaaatatttacaaaactgaaagcatcTGCATTTCTTAAGATCATACTGTAGCcaaagttataaaattttaatgccCTATCATTGCCAATAACGCAATTGTTGAATGCAGTAGGTTCATGAATTGGTGGTTTAAAATCAGAGTGTTTTAAACCGCAATACTTAAAATTTGAAGTTAGTGCTCAGTTTATAAAGTTTTTTAAGGTTTACACATTTGAATATCCCCTCCCCTACATTGCTATCTATTTACATGGCAACAAAACTGCGTGTTTTCAATGAATGTGAAAGCACCGAGAGCTCCTAACATTTTCTAATAAGTTGgcaaattttccattttcaaggtAGTCATATTAGAACGGAAAGAACCTAAGAAATGAACCTTTTGGGACTCTGGAGAAAACAGGACTTAAGCAGAAACCAACAATG encodes:
- the YWHAZ gene encoding 14-3-3 protein zeta/delta; its protein translation is MDKNELVQKAKLAEQAERYDDMAACMKSVTEQGAELSNEERNLLSVAYKNVVGARRSSWRVVSSIEQKTEGAEKKQQMAREYREKIETELRDICNDVLSLLEKFLIPNASQAESKVFYLKMKGDYYRYLAEVAAGDDKKGIVDQSQQAYQEAFEISKKEMQPTHPIRLGLALNFSVFYYEILNSPEKACSLAKTAFDEAIAELDTLSEESYKDSTLIMQLLRDNLTLWTSDTQGDEAEAGEGGEN